A genomic segment from Alteribacillus bidgolensis encodes:
- a CDS encoding 2-keto-4-pentenoate hydratase, with protein sequence MNEKVIPLSEHLTEAEETGQGVEPLTSLNPELGIKQAYQIQLTNIQNKVTAGDKIVGKKIGLTSKAMQDLLGVGEPDYGHLLNSMQVENKGSVTKEKVLQPKVEGEIAFVLKEELRGPDVTTEDVLKATDYIVPALEIVDSRISDWKITLADTIADNASSGLFVLGDKKVNIKDIDLKNEEMILYKNSVEVNKGKGSAALEDPAYCVAWLANKLFEYDITLKAGEVILSGALSAAVDASSRDTFKASFPVLGEVEVSFK encoded by the coding sequence GTGAACGAAAAGGTCATACCACTATCAGAGCACTTAACGGAAGCGGAAGAAACCGGTCAAGGGGTCGAGCCGTTAACTTCATTAAATCCTGAACTGGGTATCAAACAAGCATATCAAATTCAATTAACTAACATTCAAAACAAAGTAACAGCCGGGGACAAAATAGTAGGTAAAAAAATCGGCTTGACGTCAAAAGCAATGCAAGATCTTCTAGGAGTAGGCGAACCGGATTACGGTCATTTGCTAAACAGCATGCAAGTAGAAAATAAAGGATCAGTAACAAAAGAAAAGGTTCTTCAGCCAAAGGTAGAAGGAGAGATTGCGTTTGTTTTAAAAGAAGAGTTGAGAGGACCTGATGTTACAACAGAAGATGTACTCAAAGCAACAGACTATATTGTTCCAGCGTTAGAAATAGTAGACAGCCGGATCAGTGATTGGAAAATTACACTAGCAGATACGATTGCTGATAACGCCTCATCCGGTTTATTTGTTTTAGGTGACAAGAAAGTGAATATAAAAGATATAGACTTAAAAAATGAAGAAATGATCTTGTACAAAAATAGTGTAGAAGTTAATAAAGGCAAAGGATCAGCAGCTCTTGAAGATCCCGCGTATTGTGTAGCTTGGCTTGCAAATAAACTTTTCGAGTATGATATTACTTTAAAAGCAGGAGAAGTAATTCTTTCTGGAGCATTATCAGCGGCGGTCGATGCTTCATCAAGAGATACATTTAAGGCATCTTTTCCTGTATTGGGAGAAGTGGAAGTGAGTTTTAAATAA
- a CDS encoding acetaldehyde dehydrogenase (acetylating), giving the protein MKKLKAGIIGSGNIGTDLMMKVESSQFLEMSAMIGIDPNSDGLRHAKKRGHSIFDNGIDGFLEESNLADILFDATSAKAHYYHAQSLEKIQKQVIDLTPAAIGPFVVPTVNLEEHVTKSNINMITCGGQATIPIVHAINSVCQVDYAEIVATIASESAGPGTRANIDEFTYTTAQGIEKVGGAKKGKAIIILNPADPPIIMRDTVQCIAPGANERQDELIEAIQKRVRQVQNYVPGYTLRTNPIFDGDQITVFIEVKGAADYLPSYAGNLDIMTASAVKVGEELAKHQLSFSENL; this is encoded by the coding sequence ATGAAAAAATTAAAAGCAGGGATTATAGGTTCCGGGAATATCGGGACAGACCTTATGATGAAAGTGGAAAGCTCTCAGTTTTTAGAAATGTCAGCTATGATAGGGATAGATCCAAATTCAGACGGCCTGCGTCATGCTAAGAAACGCGGTCACTCTATTTTTGATAATGGGATTGATGGATTTTTAGAAGAGTCGAATTTGGCAGACATTCTTTTTGATGCTACATCTGCCAAAGCTCATTATTATCATGCACAATCTTTAGAAAAAATACAAAAACAAGTAATCGATTTAACTCCTGCTGCTATTGGTCCATTCGTTGTGCCTACCGTTAATCTTGAAGAGCACGTAACTAAATCGAATATTAACATGATTACGTGTGGAGGCCAAGCTACAATTCCTATCGTTCATGCTATTAATTCTGTTTGCCAAGTAGACTATGCAGAAATTGTTGCTACTATTGCAAGTGAAAGTGCGGGGCCGGGTACAAGAGCAAATATTGATGAGTTTACCTATACTACTGCCCAAGGGATCGAAAAAGTTGGCGGCGCGAAAAAAGGAAAAGCAATTATTATCCTTAATCCGGCAGATCCTCCCATTATTATGAGAGATACCGTCCAATGCATTGCTCCAGGGGCAAATGAACGTCAAGATGAATTAATTGAAGCTATTCAAAAGAGAGTACGACAAGTTCAAAATTATGTCCCTGGCTATACCTTGAGAACAAACCCAATATTTGATGGCGATCAAATCACCGTGTTTATTGAGGTAAAAGGTGCTGCAGACTATCTCCCTTCTTATGCTGGTAATTTGGATATTATGACGGCCTCTGCAGTAAAAGTAGGAGAAGAATTAGCAAAGCATCAATTAAGTTTTTCAGAAAATTTATAA
- the dmpG gene encoding 4-hydroxy-2-oxovalerate aldolase: MNKETVVTEVALRDGSHAISHSFTVDQVTQVVKALDDANVPFIEVSHGDGLGGSSIQYGFSKTDEMKLIEASVGSTKNSAISVLLLPGIGTVKELKEAHQLGAKMVRVATHVTEADVSKQHISLGKELGMETVGFLMMSHMVPAEKLLEQAQLMESYGADTVYVVDSAGALLPHEVRTRIKLLKENLTVNVGFHAHNNLSLAMANTLAAIEEGATRIDGSVRCLGAGAGNTQTEVLVSVLERMNIQTGIDVYKMMDLAEELVAPILPEPQEITKGSLVLGYAGVYSSFLLHAYRAAEKYHLDPRDILIELGNRKVVGGQEDMIIDVASELAGYKIS, translated from the coding sequence ATAAATAAAGAAACAGTAGTAACTGAAGTTGCTCTGCGCGATGGGAGTCATGCAATCAGCCACAGCTTTACTGTTGATCAAGTAACCCAGGTGGTTAAAGCTTTAGATGATGCTAATGTCCCTTTTATTGAAGTTTCTCATGGAGATGGATTAGGGGGCTCATCCATTCAATATGGGTTTTCTAAAACGGATGAGATGAAACTGATTGAAGCCTCAGTTGGTTCGACAAAAAATTCAGCTATATCTGTCCTGCTATTACCGGGTATCGGAACGGTGAAAGAATTAAAAGAAGCACATCAACTGGGAGCTAAAATGGTCCGTGTAGCAACTCATGTAACAGAAGCAGATGTTAGTAAACAACACATTTCTTTAGGTAAAGAATTAGGCATGGAAACAGTTGGCTTTCTCATGATGTCTCATATGGTTCCGGCAGAAAAGCTCTTAGAACAGGCTCAGCTTATGGAAAGCTATGGAGCCGACACTGTTTATGTTGTAGACTCTGCAGGAGCGTTATTACCTCATGAAGTAAGAACAAGAATTAAACTTCTAAAGGAAAATCTAACAGTAAATGTAGGATTTCATGCTCACAACAACTTATCTTTAGCAATGGCAAATACTTTAGCAGCAATAGAAGAAGGAGCAACGAGAATTGATGGCAGTGTCCGGTGTCTAGGAGCCGGTGCTGGAAATACACAAACAGAAGTACTAGTGTCCGTGCTAGAACGGATGAACATACAAACCGGGATTGATGTTTACAAAATGATGGACTTAGCTGAGGAGTTAGTAGCTCCAATTTTACCAGAGCCTCAAGAAATTACAAAAGGGAGTTTAGTTTTAGGGTACGCAGGCGTTTATTCTAGTTTTCTGCTTCATGCTTATCGTGCTGCAGAAAAATATCATTTGGATCCAAGAGATATATTAATAGAATTAGGAAATAGAAAAGTAGTGGGCGGTCAAGAAGACATGATCATCGACGTTGCGAGTGAACTTGCAGGGTATAAAATTTCATAA